The genomic DNA TTTCTATGACAACAACATCATCCTTGTTCTGAAGGGCTAATTCTATGAGCTTTTCCCCTATTTTTCCAGCCCCAACGATTAGGAGATACATATTTCATCAACTTCTGATAATATTTATAATGTATTAAACTTTTTCTTTAATGGAGAGAAATGCTAACAATATTATTTCCCCTCACCATAACCCTACCCAATCTTTTTTCCATTTTTTCATTATCCTTCTCCCTTTCTTCCTTTGCATCCTCCAGTACAATGTTAAGGTAGGCATCATAACCGCTTAACCTCCCCATTAAAATTCTTCCATCTTTAAGGCGAATTGATACTTCTCTATTTATGCTTGTTTCAAGCAAATCCATGGGCAATACCATGAGTAAGAATAAATATCTCTTTTATATATCTTATGCAGTTC from Thermoplasmatales archaeon includes the following:
- a CDS encoding RNA-binding protein, giving the protein MVLPMDLLETSINREVSIRLKDGRILMGRLSGYDAYLNIVLEDAKEEREKDNEKMEKRLGRVMVRGNNIVSISLH